A window from Drosophila nasuta strain 15112-1781.00 chromosome 3, ASM2355853v1, whole genome shotgun sequence encodes these proteins:
- the LOC132790652 gene encoding carbonic anhydrase 1-like, producing MKIAALAFILCCVLVAGQDFGYGGQHGPSHWAEDYKRCSGKFQSPIDIDVLSVEVKEFPDIEYTNIYVTPNRVHMANNGHTVLVTMNFEKGREPRIKGGPLARNSSYQFEQFHFHWGANDTVGSEDLVNDRAFPAELHVVIRSLDYEDFKSALGQDHGLAVLAFFFKLSSDDNGDYAEFVEKLSTISRKGMSADLEAPLPLSSFISMNLINFYSYNGSLTTPPCAEKVIWIDYQEPIYISEQQLNKFRELTAHDDHLKNNYRPPQPINDRIIYENAPPIPSYAKVGYSAIPFVDVANAAYANLCFGGKGQVFLLVTFIINSLHPCSLY from the exons ATGAAAATAGCAGCTTTGGCTTTCATTTTATGTTGTG tACTTGTTGCTGGTCAGGATTTTGGTTATGGAGGCCAACATGGACCATCGCACTGGGCAGAAGATTACAAGCGTTGCAGTGGCAAATTCCAGAGTCCCATTGACATCGATGTGCTGAGCGTGGAGGTTAAAGAATTTCCCGATATTGAGTATACCAATATTTATGTTACTCCCAATCGTGTGCACATGGCCAACAATGGACACACAGTGCTAGTTACCATGAACTTTGAGAAGGGCAGAGAACCACGCATCAAAGGCGGTCCATTGGCACGCAATTCATCCTATCAATTCGAGCAGTTTCACTTCCATTGGGGAGCCAATGACACAGTTGGCAGTGAGGATTTGGTCAATGATCGTGCATTTCCCGCCGAGCTGCATGTTGTTATAAGGAGTTTGGACTACGAAGACTTTAAAAGCGCCTTGGGTCAGGATCATGGCCTTGCTGTGTTAGCTTTCTTTTTTAAG TTGAGCAGCGATGATAATGGGGATTATGCGGAATTTGTGGAGAAGCTGTCAACGATTAGTCGCAAGGGCATGTCAGCTGACTTGGAAGCTCCGTTGCCACTTAGCTCTTTCATTTCAATGAATCTTATTAACTTTTATAGCTACAATGGATCCTTGACAACGCCTCCTTGTGCCGAAAAAGTCATTTGGATAGATTACCAGGAACCCATTTATATTTCAGAGCAACAG CTAAATAAATTTCGAGAGCTTACTGCTCATGACGATCATCTGAAGAACAATTATCGCCCACCTCAGCCGATTAACGATCGTATTATCTATGAGAATGCTCCTCCAATTCCGAGTTATGCTAAAGTTGGATATAGCGCAATTCCTTTTGTGGATGTCGCAAACGCagcttatgcaaatttatgctTTGGTGGCAAGGGGCAAGTTTTCCTCCTAgttacatttataataaattcattgCATCCTTGCTCACTGTATTAA
- the LOC132793928 gene encoding carbonic anhydrase-like isoform X2 has protein sequence MWKLRFGMAWRAVMLLLVCAAVTSAEDFGYGVQRGPGTWARDYEQCNGKHQSPININKMAVIRMEYPKMNYYNFDLRPKSVTLTNNGHTVLVTMNFTEGKEPRLSGGPLKIDAVYQFEQFHFHWGENDTLGSEDMINNQRYPAELHVVMRSLKYPDFASALDQEQGVVVLAFFFKVVERPLNPYYGEFVEMLSGIRGKDSSKNLVEPLPLWKFLSTYSTRYYSYIGSLTTPPCSEEVLWIDYQDAIYISEYQR, from the exons ATGTGGAAGCTCCGATTTGGAATGGCCTGGAGAGCAGTAATGTTATTATTAGTTTGtg ctgctgttacTTCTGCAGAAGATTTTGGCTATGGAGTCCAACGCGGACCCGGAACTTGGGCAAGAGATTACGAACAATGCAATGGCAAGCACCAAAGtccaattaatattaataaaatggcTGTTATAAGGATGGAATATCCTAAAATGAATTACTACAACTTCGATTTACGACCCAAGTCGGTAACCTTGACCAACAATGGACACACTGTGCTGGTCACAATGAACTTCACAGAAGGTAAAGAGCCGCGTCTAAGTGGCGGACCTCTGAAAATAGATGCTGTTTATCAATTTGAGCAGTTCCATTTCCATTGGGGAGAGAACGATACACTCGGTAGTGAGGATATGATCAACAATCAACGATATCCCGCTGAGCTACATGTGGTGATGCGTAGTCTAAAATACCCGGACTTTGCCAGCGCATTGGATCAAGAACAAGGCGTTGTGGTATTAGCATTCTTCTTTAAG GTGGTTGAAAGGCCATTGAATCCGTATTATGGCGAATTTGTGGAGATGTTATCCGGGATCAGAGGAAAAGACAGCTCGAAAAACTTGGTAGAACCTCTGCCACTGTGGAAGTTTCTCTCAACGTACTCAACAAGGTATTATAGCTACATTGGTTCGTTGACAACGCCACCTTGTTCAGAGGAAGTGCTCTGGATTGACTATCAAGATGCTATATACATATCGGAGTACCAG CGATGA
- the LOC132793928 gene encoding carbonic anhydrase 1-like isoform X1 produces the protein MWKLRFGMAWRAVMLLLVCAAVTSAEDFGYGVQRGPGTWARDYEQCNGKHQSPININKMAVIRMEYPKMNYYNFDLRPKSVTLTNNGHTVLVTMNFTEGKEPRLSGGPLKIDAVYQFEQFHFHWGENDTLGSEDMINNQRYPAELHVVMRSLKYPDFASALDQEQGVVVLAFFFKVVERPLNPYYGEFVEMLSGIRGKDSSKNLVEPLPLWKFLSTYSTRYYSYIGSLTTPPCSEEVLWIDYQDAIYISEYQLNLFRNLTASDEHLKNNFRPIQKLNDRLIYENVPKDNLQTNWMPPPSAAPLTSSLNVIILLGIAMSVLLKRPYFGSLLIWNSLLGIPTQTASYFVCVKGIARMLHILIKPCRSQRTCAAILWCRFRYGT, from the exons ATGTGGAAGCTCCGATTTGGAATGGCCTGGAGAGCAGTAATGTTATTATTAGTTTGtg ctgctgttacTTCTGCAGAAGATTTTGGCTATGGAGTCCAACGCGGACCCGGAACTTGGGCAAGAGATTACGAACAATGCAATGGCAAGCACCAAAGtccaattaatattaataaaatggcTGTTATAAGGATGGAATATCCTAAAATGAATTACTACAACTTCGATTTACGACCCAAGTCGGTAACCTTGACCAACAATGGACACACTGTGCTGGTCACAATGAACTTCACAGAAGGTAAAGAGCCGCGTCTAAGTGGCGGACCTCTGAAAATAGATGCTGTTTATCAATTTGAGCAGTTCCATTTCCATTGGGGAGAGAACGATACACTCGGTAGTGAGGATATGATCAACAATCAACGATATCCCGCTGAGCTACATGTGGTGATGCGTAGTCTAAAATACCCGGACTTTGCCAGCGCATTGGATCAAGAACAAGGCGTTGTGGTATTAGCATTCTTCTTTAAG GTGGTTGAAAGGCCATTGAATCCGTATTATGGCGAATTTGTGGAGATGTTATCCGGGATCAGAGGAAAAGACAGCTCGAAAAACTTGGTAGAACCTCTGCCACTGTGGAAGTTTCTCTCAACGTACTCAACAAGGTATTATAGCTACATTGGTTCGTTGACAACGCCACCTTGTTCAGAGGAAGTGCTCTGGATTGACTATCAAGATGCTATATACATATCGGAGTACCAG CTAAATCTCTTTCGCAACCTCACCGCCAGCGATGAGCACTTGAAGAACAATTTCCGTCCAATTCAAAAGCTTAATGATCGTTTAATTTACGAAAATGTACCCAAGGACAATCTACAAACGAACTGGATGCCTCCACCTAGTGCGGCGCCCTTGACTAGCTCTTTAAATGTGATTATCCTACTGGGCATCGCCATGTCCGTGCTGCTAAAAAGGCCATATTTTGGCAGCCTTTTAATTTGGAATAGTTTACTTGGTATACCGACGCAGACCGCATCATACTTTGTTTGCGTTAAAGGCATTGCTCGCATGCttcacattttaattaagcCTTGCCGCAGCCAGCGAACTTGTGCTGCTATTTTATGGTGTCGTTTTCGTTATGGAACTTAA